The Streptomyces sp. NBC_01268 genome window below encodes:
- a CDS encoding RluA family pseudouridine synthase: MRRRTRAPASPLPQRDGIDAVRLRLPEDPERLWGTVRAHLLDRYAGAVGAGRIEAMLREGRFVGADGTAADGDEPYAAGRHLWFHRDFPAEERVPFEIDVVYRDERIVVADKPHFLATMPRGRHVTETALARLRRELGLPSLQPAHRLDRLTAGLVLFVVRPEDRGAYQTLFRDRAVHKAYEAVAPYDPAVELPVTVRSRIEKEHGVPAAREVPGEPNAESRIELLAHARGLARYRLVPVTGRTHQLRVHMNALGLPILHDPLYPVVREDGPEDFGRPLQLLARSLAFTDPVSGEPRRFMSRRPLNGLG, translated from the coding sequence CCCCGCTTCCCCAGCGCGACGGGATCGACGCCGTGCGCCTCCGGCTGCCGGAGGATCCGGAGCGGCTCTGGGGCACGGTGCGGGCGCACCTGCTGGACCGGTACGCGGGGGCCGTCGGGGCCGGGCGGATCGAGGCGATGCTGCGCGAGGGCCGGTTCGTCGGGGCGGACGGGACGGCGGCCGACGGGGACGAGCCGTACGCCGCGGGGCGCCACCTCTGGTTCCACCGGGACTTCCCCGCCGAGGAGCGGGTGCCCTTCGAGATCGACGTGGTGTACCGGGACGAGCGGATCGTGGTGGCGGACAAGCCGCACTTCCTGGCGACGATGCCGCGGGGCCGGCATGTCACGGAGACGGCGCTCGCGCGGCTGCGCCGGGAGCTGGGGCTGCCGTCGCTGCAGCCCGCGCACCGGCTGGACCGGCTGACGGCGGGGCTCGTGCTCTTCGTCGTACGGCCGGAGGACCGGGGGGCGTACCAGACGCTGTTCCGGGACCGGGCCGTGCACAAGGCGTACGAGGCGGTCGCGCCGTACGACCCGGCGGTGGAGCTGCCGGTGACCGTGCGGAGCCGGATCGAGAAGGAGCACGGGGTGCCGGCCGCCCGGGAGGTCCCGGGCGAGCCGAACGCCGAGAGCCGGATCGAGCTCCTCGCGCACGCGCGCGGGCTGGCCCGGTACCGGCTGGTGCCGGTGACCGGGCGGACCCATCAACTGCGGGTGCACATGAACGCGCTCGGGCTGCCGATCCTCCACGATCCGCTGTACCCGGTGGTCCGTGAGGACGGGCCGGAGGACTTCGGGCGACCGCTCCAGCTGCTCGCGCGGTCGCTGGCGTTCACCGACCCGGTCTCGGGCGAGCCGCGGCGCTTCATGAGCCGCCGCCCGCTCAATGGCCTCGGTTGA